A section of the Pseudomonadota bacterium genome encodes:
- a CDS encoding DUF1203 domain-containing protein, with protein MAFQVHALPVEPFAPLFALPDAALDAHHARRVTVEQAGYAPCRVSLSYADAGETVLLVNHLHLDVANPYRSRHAVYVREGAQPGVFGVNELPETLRRSFLSVRWFDATHDMIDADLVDGDGLAAALDAGFAKPQVEYAHLHYAKRGCYAARVTRA; from the coding sequence ATGGCCTTTCAAGTCCACGCCTTGCCCGTCGAACCTTTTGCCCCGTTGTTCGCCCTGCCTGACGCCGCCCTCGACGCGCACCATGCGCGCCGCGTTACCGTCGAACAGGCGGGCTACGCGCCCTGTCGGGTGAGCCTGAGCTACGCCGACGCGGGTGAAACGGTGTTGCTGGTCAACCACCTGCACCTTGACGTCGCCAACCCCTACCGCTCGCGGCACGCGGTGTACGTGCGAGAAGGCGCGCAACCCGGGGTGTTTGGTGTGAATGAACTGCCCGAAACCCTGCGGCGCAGCTTTCTGTCCGTGCGCTGGTTCGATGCGACGCACGACATGATCGACGCCGACCTGGTCGACGGCGACGGCCTCGCCGCTGCGCTCGACGCCGGGTTTGCGAAGCCTCAGGTCGAGTACGCACACCTGCACTATGCCAAGCGCGGCTGCTATGCGGCGCGCGTCACGCGTGCGTAG
- a CDS encoding bifunctional 3-(3-hydroxy-phenyl)propionate/3-hydroxycinnamic acid hydroxylase, protein MTTPAYRCDVAVVGCGPTGAVLAKLLALSGVSVVVLDRAADLYPLPRAVHFDDECMRVFQTVGISDALRERVRVNPGMRFVAPDGRCLLDWPRPAEITPQGWHASYRLHQPDLEQLLRATLDRDPAVDLLTAHRVDGLVSSDDGVVLHAVDEATGTPTRVAARYAVGCDGARSTVRSALGLEYTDLGFTERWLVIDLLLTRERPDLGDHTLQFCNPEQPATYCRNPGTRRRWEFRLNTDDDEATETETARIWARLAPWLAPHEAEIERRAVYTFRSAVTKAWRRGRVLLAGDAAHLTPPFMGQGMCAGIRDAANLAWKVASCMENGDDPAHLDSYAAERGPHVRAYIDTAARLGNLVSTVDPTQAQTLATAGTATMASLSRRLGGVSAEAHDRVGTLAPQPTLADGIRLDDAVGYRHALLTRHRLVDATTPAGVVPFDGETHPGVAACLDALGVDTLSVRPDRYIDAVYWGGPD, encoded by the coding sequence GTGACCACGCCCGCCTACCGCTGCGACGTCGCCGTGGTCGGCTGCGGGCCAACCGGCGCCGTGCTCGCAAAACTCCTGGCCCTCAGCGGCGTGTCGGTGGTGGTGCTCGACCGCGCCGCCGACCTCTACCCGCTGCCCCGGGCGGTGCACTTCGACGACGAGTGCATGCGCGTGTTCCAGACTGTTGGGATCAGCGATGCCCTGCGTGAGCGCGTTCGGGTCAACCCGGGCATGCGCTTTGTCGCGCCGGATGGGCGCTGCCTGCTCGACTGGCCACGTCCCGCCGAGATCACACCGCAAGGCTGGCACGCCAGCTACCGGCTGCATCAGCCCGACCTCGAGCAACTGCTGCGCGCCACCCTCGACCGCGACCCGGCCGTCGATTTGCTGACCGCGCACCGTGTCGACGGCCTCGTCTCGAGCGACGACGGCGTGGTGCTCCATGCCGTCGACGAGGCGACAGGCACACCGACTCGGGTGGCTGCGCGCTACGCGGTTGGCTGCGACGGCGCCCGCTCGACGGTGCGCTCGGCACTCGGTCTCGAGTACACCGACCTCGGCTTCACCGAACGCTGGCTGGTGATCGATCTGCTGCTGACCCGCGAGCGCCCCGACCTCGGCGACCACACGCTGCAGTTCTGCAACCCCGAGCAGCCCGCCACCTACTGCCGCAACCCGGGCACGCGCCGACGCTGGGAATTTCGCTTGAACACCGACGACGACGAGGCCACCGAGACTGAAACGGCGCGGATCTGGGCGCGGCTCGCGCCCTGGCTCGCACCGCACGAGGCCGAGATCGAACGGCGGGCGGTGTACACCTTCCGCTCGGCGGTGACCAAGGCCTGGCGCCGTGGCAGGGTTTTGTTGGCGGGTGACGCGGCGCACCTGACACCCCCGTTTATGGGTCAAGGTATGTGCGCCGGCATCCGCGACGCCGCCAACCTCGCCTGGAAAGTGGCCAGCTGCATGGAAAACGGCGACGATCCCGCGCACTTGGACAGCTACGCTGCCGAGCGCGGCCCGCATGTGCGAGCCTACATCGATACCGCGGCACGGCTTGGCAACCTGGTCAGCACCGTCGACCCAACCCAGGCGCAGACACTCGCGACGGCCGGCACGGCGACCATGGCCTCGCTGTCACGGCGCCTCGGTGGCGTGTCAGCCGAGGCACACGATCGGGTCGGCACGCTCGCCCCACAACCCACACTCGCCGACGGCATTCGCCTCGACGACGCGGTCGGCTACCGACACGCGCTGCTGACACGCCACCGCCTGGTCGACGCGACCACACCGGCCGGGGTGGTACCGTTTGACGGCGAGACCCACCCCGGCGTGGCCGCGTGCCTGGACGCGCTCGGTGTCGACACGCTGAGCGTGCGGCCAGACCGTTACATCGACGCGGTGTACTGGGGAGGCCCCGATTGA
- a CDS encoding VOC family protein gives MGICALSYIGVRSDREADWHAFATGQLGMHAVDAAGRHRSFRMDGQAQRFVVSDETGDTLAFLGWEVATRDDLEHLAAQLDAAGTAVTPGSAALADRRQVGALVHFSDPAGNRVELVVDPVQADTAFAPGRPISGFVTGPLGLGHAVLHVPDAEALVPFYRDLLGFRVSDYGLTPVPMFFFHVNGRHHSFAIIGSGQAGLHHFMVEYGNLDDVGQGYDLALARGDGIAYTLGRHTNDYMTSFYAHTPSGFFIESGWGGRVIDPATWTPHETHCGPSFWGHDRPYLPDAQRDAFRALRTAAAEQGLRAPPVTECPWLYDLMHRR, from the coding sequence ATGGGCATCTGTGCGTTGAGCTACATCGGAGTGCGGTCGGACCGCGAGGCCGACTGGCACGCGTTTGCGACCGGGCAACTCGGCATGCACGCGGTCGACGCCGCCGGACGACACCGCAGCTTTCGCATGGACGGGCAAGCACAACGCTTCGTCGTCTCGGACGAGACCGGTGACACGCTTGCTTTTCTCGGTTGGGAAGTGGCAACGCGCGACGACCTCGAACACCTCGCCGCGCAGCTCGACGCTGCCGGCACCGCCGTCACGCCGGGTTCGGCTGCCCTCGCCGACCGCCGCCAGGTGGGCGCGCTGGTTCACTTCAGTGACCCGGCCGGCAACCGCGTGGAGTTGGTCGTCGACCCGGTACAGGCCGACACCGCGTTCGCACCCGGACGCCCGATCAGCGGCTTCGTCACCGGGCCGCTCGGACTCGGCCACGCGGTGTTGCACGTGCCGGACGCCGAGGCGCTGGTGCCGTTCTACCGGGATCTGCTCGGCTTTCGGGTCAGCGACTACGGCCTGACACCGGTGCCGATGTTCTTCTTTCACGTCAACGGCCGCCACCACAGTTTCGCCATCATCGGCTCGGGCCAGGCCGGGCTACACCACTTCATGGTCGAGTACGGCAACCTCGACGACGTCGGGCAGGGCTACGACCTCGCACTCGCCCGCGGCGACGGCATCGCCTACACCCTCGGTCGCCACACCAACGATTACATGACCAGCTTCTACGCGCACACGCCGTCGGGCTTTTTCATCGAGAGTGGCTGGGGTGGCCGCGTGATCGACCCCGCCACGTGGACACCGCACGAGACCCACTGCGGTCCGAGTTTCTGGGGGCACGACCGCCCGTACCTGCCGGACGCGCAACGCGACGCGTTTCGCGCGCTGCGCACGGCCGCCGCGGAACAGGGCCTGCGCGCGCCACCGGTCACCGAGTGCCCCTGGCTCTACGACCTGATGCACCGTCGGTGA